The Podospora pseudocomata strain CBS 415.72m chromosome 1 map unlocalized CBS415.72m_1, whole genome shotgun sequence genome has a segment encoding these proteins:
- a CDS encoding uncharacterized protein (COG:O; EggNog:ENOG503NWFH; BUSCO:EOG09260APA): MDAPVEDSDIKLQKVSADLISEFDTRLPLFLFRRQRSGDSSQKVRKQVTAREADGLIAGCLDPFQELPQLLDPHLSKWISLLSSAFVSSLNLAATSSHSLSNDYDTANPEKEALLIPLTQAISKIIYTLCKIRGEKVVVRFLGNEVSWLEPLLSFTEQCQKTKTWEERYVGLLWLSHLLFAPFDLATISSNNYEDADDEDEDEEKKTVVEGLDLQWEKLPGITVRVLPLAIRYLASPGKERDAAKALLVRLALRRDMQELGVLDAMVRWALKALRPKQEKTPYHYIGVLSFLAGVLTSSADTSDMDPYLVMVFHAVHGAAENSQESVMASALARKAVIKVIRAVAVLFLRENKDLYEDIVGLGLVETTIGFLLDCLGDNDTPVRFAASKALSIIALRLDQYMASQVVEAVLDGLNKNVLKGRETPGKKDLSAVNPLEWHGLMLTLSHLLYRRSPPADQLAEIVQALITGLSFERRALSGGSSGTNVRDAACFGIWAMARRYTTKELLAVPTESMIIGAHAPGSSVLQITATGLVAAACLDPAGNIRRGSSAALQELIGRHPDTVTEGIWVVQTVDYHAVALRSRALQEVALGVTKLSPRYGEAILEALLGWRGVGDVDAASRRAVGASFGALTAELALTTPDPLKRLRQSVSLARGVLASLQARQVEERHGLLMSIAGVFDGFPKVVGGQADYQSESLISFVNSSADGVLEILEDCNAKTYRRPELVAEGASRLIISAAPILQAVMSTSGVQNSPTAIVSGPELIEENAGEITQLVRALGAREGPVKGFVKLTRKYLAKWLLTQEPDLITPAADAALTMLIFSDDGEREEIVREWAGIVRHRPTSSRVATWGGHFSALAMSYSIASTLQTVQIKNLICDSFVERWNTDPHTDVHVAVLQSLTRSNSKSGLLRDNTDIFLPLIAEGLDDYTTTAQGDVGSMVRFQAIRATKALWTEPPSGPLVEGLILRILRLAAEKLDRVRAEAQVALSLVLKPEFRAPFLQTTFSSTAYFTSLLSLPSKLLDSVSSSTLFSNPQEWLCPLLSGYVSSADTGNEELVIATRSALLSHCLASPDITLDIVTALISNLRTHQKNDRVLVPTLEVLRFLLDMSVVSPEGINWKTLCLLVQKAAYKTGNVRKLEACIGLYGGVVLQGEAEGREEAKKRLGALMIHPWPRVRSAVVDQLWRVYSSGSNGEEEKGGKLLGTDWGATNKGSIQQLVNELGLTGA, encoded by the exons ATGGACGCCCCAGTGGAAGATTCCGACATCAAACTCCAAAAGGTCTCAGCAGACCTCATATCCGAATTTGACACGCGTCTCCCCCTGTTCTTGTTTCGTCGGCAGCGAAGCGGGGACAGCTCCCAAAAAGTGAGGAAGCAAGTCACAGCAAGAGAAGCAGACGGGTTGATCGCCGGT TGCCTCGACCCCTTCCAAGAactcccccagctcctcgacccccacctctccaaatggatctccctcctctcctccgcctttgTCTCCTCgctcaacctcgccgccacctcATCCCACTCACTCTCCAACGATTACgacaccgccaaccccgaaAAAGAAGCGCTCCTCATCCCGCTGACCCAGGCCATCAGCAAAATAATCTACACCCTCTGCAAGATTCGCGGTGAAAAGGTCGTGGTACGGTTCCTCGGGAACGAAGTCTCCTGGCTGGAACCCCTGCTGTCATTTACAGAACAATGCCAAAAAACCAAAACATGGGAAGAGAGGTATGTCgggctgctgtggttgagCCATTTGCTGTTTGCGCCTTTTGACCTGGCCACCATTTCATCAAACAACTACGAGGATgcggatgatgaagacgaagacgaagagaagaagacggtggtggaggggctggaCCTGCAGTGGGAGAAACTACCGGGAATCACGGTTCGGGTCTTGCCTCTGGCGATTCGGTATCTGGCTAGCCCGGGGAAGGAAAGAGACGCGGCCAAGGCTCTGCTGGTCAGGTTGGCGCTGAGGAGGGACATGCAAGAACTGGGAGTGTTGGATGCTATGGTCAGGTGGGCGCTCAAAGCGCTGAGGCCAAAGCAGGAGAAGACGCCGTATCATTACATTGGTGTGTTGAGCTTTCTGGCGGGGGTGTTGACTTCTTCGGCGGATACGTCGGATATGGATCCGtacttggtgatggtttttcATGCTGTTCATGGGGCTGCTGAGAACAGTCAGGAGAGCGTCATGGCGTCTGCGTTGGCAAGGAAGGCGGTTATCAAGGTTATAAGGGCCGTGGCggtgttgtttttgaggGAAAACAAGGATTTGTATGAGGATATTGTCgggttggggctggtggAAACGACGATTGGGTTTTTGTTGGATTGTCTTGGGGACAATGACACCCCCGTGAGGTTTGCGGCCAGCAAGGCGCTGAGCATCATTGCGTTGAGGTTGGATCAGTACATGGCCAGCCAGGTCGTGGAGGCCGTGCTGGATGGACTGAACAAGAATGTGTTGAAGGGTAGAGAGACGCCTGGAAAGAAGGACTTGAGTGCGGTCAACCCGTTGGAGTGGCATGGGTTGATGCTCACCCTCTCACACCTGTTGTATCGGAGGTCACCACCGGCCGATCAGCTGGCCGAGATCGTCCAGGCACTTATTACGGGACTGTCATTTGAACGCAGAGCTCTCTCGGGAGGCTCGTCGGGGACAAACGTCAGGGATGCAGCATGCTTTGGAATATGGGCCATGGCCAGGAGATACACCACAAAAGAACTGCTTGCGGTCCCGACAGAGTCCATGATCATAGGGGCGCATGCTCCGGGCAGCTCTGTCTTGCAAATCACAGCTACGGGGCTAGTTGCGGCTGCTTGCCTGGATCCTGCGGGCAATATCAGACGCGGCTCCTCAGCTGCGCTCCAAGAGCTGATCGGGCGACATCCCGACACAGTCACAGAAGGCATCTGGGTTGTGCAAACGGTGGACTATCACGCTGTTGCCTTGAGATCCAGAGCGCTCCAGGAGGTTGCTCTGGGTGTCACCAAGCTTTCGCCACGATATGGCGAGGCTATACTGGAGGCGTTGCTCGGATGGCGAGGTgtcggtgatgttgatgctgcttCCAGACGGGCGGTCGGGGCTTCTTTCGGGGCGTTGACTGCAGAGTTGGCCTTGACAACCCCGGATCCCCTCAAGAGGCTTCGACAATCAGTCAGCTTAGCCAGAGGCGTCTTAGCATCTCTCCAAGCGCGTCAGGTGGAGGAAAGACATGGCTTGTTGATGAGTATAGCTGGTGTGTTCGATGGATTTCCCAAAGTTGTCGGCGGGCAGGCGGATTACCAAAGCGAAAGCCTCATCAGCTTTGTCAACTCTTCCGCAGACGGGGTGCTCGAAATTCTCGAAGACTGCAACGCAAAGACTTATCGGCGTCCAGAACTTGTCGCGGAAGGAGCCAGCAGGCTGATAATTTCTGCGGCCCCTATCCTCCAAGCTGTTATGTCCACTTCCGGTGTTCAAAATTCGCCCACAGCAATAGTATCTGGGCCAGAACTGATAGAAGAAAACGCAGGCGAGATCACCCAGCTGGTGAGGGCCCTAGGAGCAAGAGAAGGCCCAGTCAAGGGATTTGTCAAGCTCACGAGAAAATACCTGGCAAAGTGGCTTCTCACGCAAGAGCCGGACCTGATCACACCTGCCGCAGACGCAGCTCTCACTATGCTCATATTTAGCGACGATGGTGAGCGCGAAGAAATTGTCAGGGAGTGGGCAGGAATTGTTCGACACCGCCCGACATCATCCAGAGTTGCCACATGGGGCGGGCATTTCTCTGCACTTGCCATGTCCTACTCGATAGCCTCCACCCTCCAAACGGTTCAAATCAAGAACTTGATCTGTGATTCATTTGTGGAGAGGTGGAACACGGATCCACATACCGATGTTCATGTTGCTGTCCTTCAGAGCCTTACGAGGAGCAACAGCAAGAGCGGTTTGCTGAGGGACAATACGGATATTTTCCTACCTCTGATAGCAGAGGGCCTGGATGactacaccaccacagcacaAGGCGATGTTGGTTCTATGGTGAGGTTCCAAGCCATCCGGGCGACAAAAGCCTTGTGGACAGAGCCACCTTCTGGGCCTTTGGTCGAAGGTTTAATCCTGAGGATCCTGCGCCTGGCAGCAGAGAAACTGGACAGAGTGCGCGCAGAGGCCCAGGTTGCCCTCTCTCTAGTCTTGAAACCAGA ATTCAGAGCCCCGTTCCTCCAAacaaccttctcctcgaccgCGTACTTCACCTcactcctctccctcccctccaagctCCTCGATTCTGTCTCCTCGTCAACTTTgttctccaacccccaagaaTGGCTCTGCCCCCTGTTGTCAGGCTACGTCTCCTCGGCAGACACGGGCAACGAAGAGCTTGTCATCGCCACCAGATCCGCTCTCTTGTCGCACTGTCTCGCCTCCCCTGACATTACCCTGGACATCGTCACCGCTCTGATATCGAACCTGAGGACTCATCAGAAAAACGACAGGGTGCTGGTCCCGACACTGGAAGTGTTGAGATTCTTGCTTGACATGTCTGTTGTCTCTCCTGAGGGGATAAACTGGAAGACGCTGTGTCTGCTTGTGCAAAAGGCGGCGTATAAAACGGGGAATGTGAGGAAACTGGAGGCCTGTATTGGGCTGTATGGCGGAGTTGTTCTACAGGGGGAAgcggaggggagagaggaagcCAAGAAAAGACTGGGAGCGTTGATGATACATCCTTGGCCTAGGGTGAGGAGTGcggttgttgatcagctttGGAGGGTGTACAGCAGCGGCAGTAacggtgaggaggaaaaaggggggaagtTGCTTGGTACTGATTGGGGAGCTACCAATAAGGGGTCGATCCAGCAGCTGGTCAACGAGCTGGGGTTAACAGGTGCCTGA